CTAATTCTTCGCAATGCCGATGCCGAGGAATAAAGTATAAACATCAATTGATGAATTATTCTGTCCCACTTTGCGGATTCTCTTCTCGCTGAGGTGGGGTTTAAGTTAACTGTGGGTTAAGCTACTCAACCTCCGAATAAAGTCAAATGTCTTAGCTTGTTGTTATCCGGTTATTAACCTTAATATATAATATTTGAATCTTGGGGAGATGGGTACCGGCGTTCTTTCAGAATAAAATAGTGATGATGTCTTATTCTGGCTCGTGTGATACGAGTTCAGTTATTTTCATTTTCGATTGAAAGTCAGCTCTCGTCTTATTGTAAGCCAATCCACATGGTGCACAGTTGGTCTGTTTCTTTTTCCTTTGAAGAAGTCTCTGTCTGTCTTTTGGATGTTCTTAATGCACATTTCAATATCTGTCAGACTCTCAGTTAAGGCATGCAAGTCTGTTTTTGATTATAAGTATGTTATTCCTCAAGAGAGTGTGATTCCTTGTTTAAATTGGTTACTTAGTGTGTGTTTTTTTGAAATAAAATTGGTTACGTAGTTTGTGCAAATAGTTTGGGTAAAATAATCTGAGCGTGGTCGCTTTATCTGTAAACGAAGCGAAAGCCTGTTTTCTAAAATTTATTTAAATTGATTCAAGACCCATATTCATATTAAATGGTTACTGCATATAAAGAGTACATCTGAAACATCCTTTCTTGGTTTACAGAGATGATATTGCAACCGGGATTTATGTTACTGGATTGCAAAAGTTTAAATGTCCGATGCATTATTGGAATTTCAGTATGGAGTTTGACCACATTTGTTAACATAAAGTTCTTTTCAAATTGGAATTTTCATCCGGTAACACTAACTCTGGTTACCGAAAAATTCCGACTGTTAACAAAAACCCTGATTGCAATTACAATCATATTGAGTATACAGTGGTGTGCTTGATTTACTGTTGCTTTACATTGTGCTTCAAGTCTTTTAACTTTCCAAACATAGTTTCCTCAACGGATGCTTGGCTCTGCCTATTTTTTCAGGCTTTTCGGTGGGAAAGATGAAGTTTGGTTCAATATATGAGGAGTACCTCAGGGCAGAGCAGGACAAATATCTTGCAAAATGCTCCCATGTAGAGTACAAACGTCTCAAGAAGGTATTGAAGCGATGCCGACTTGATCGCTCATTGCAAGCAGATGGCACCAACGGTGACCAGCAGGAGGACAGGAGCGACGATTCTTCAGATGCTTGCGACTGCAATTCTTGCACATGTATGCTCAGCCTCTAGTGGCTACCCATTATCTTTCCCTTTTGTGTGAAGTCCTGTCCAGGATGTAAATTTGATGTAGAACTCAGAAAAATTTAGGGCAGTCATATCTTCtgataataataataaaagtaTTTTGTATACGCCAAAAGATGTTTAAGCTCACTATGTGTTATACTCTGCAAATTAGAAGCACCCAAAGGATACGAATAGTCAATCTTCCCTTTTATCAAAGATTAGGATGGTCTAATTTCCATTTGTGCAATCTGGTGCACTTGTTTTCTGCCATTCTTCCTTTCTGTGAAAGGGAGAATCTAATTTCACTTTGTAGAATATTTGGTTCCCTGTTTGTCAGGTCCATTTGATAGCTGTGAAGTATTATAGGTTCTAGTACTGGTGATTTACTTTTACAGCCAGAACAATAATCTTTTCTTTGACTTGGTTGATATTACGCTTACTCTTTTCGTATTTTTTTTCTACCAAGTCTACTGCTTGTGCTACTGGTATCCTGACTTGTGATATCTTCTTGTCCAGTGTGTGATCAGATGTTCTTTACAGAACTCACCAAGGAGGCTTCAGATATAGCTGGCTATTTCAGCTCTAGAGTACAGCATCTTCTAAACCTTCATGTTCCTTCTGGATTGCAACGGTATATATGGCGCGTACGCCAATGCTTCATAGATGATCAACAAATCATGGTTCAAGAAGGCAGGCTGCTAGTCAATTATGTGACCATGAATGCTATTGCTATTCGCAAAATTCTCAAGAAATACGACAAAGTAATCTGTTCATCTCTCAACTGTCATTGTGCATCTTCAGGGTCTTCCTGCTAATAATGTTGTTGATTTTGCAGGTGCATGGCTCTGTTAGCGGTAGAGATTTCAAGAGCAAGATGCAAACCGAGCACACTGAACTGTTGCAGTCACCTTGGCTGATCGAGCTGGGTGCTTTCCATCTGAACTGTGATAGTTCAGATATTGATGAACCAGCAGGGTTCTTCAAGAATTTTTCCTGTGACTTGACAGGAACACAGCCAGTAATGACAATGGCCATTTCTGAAACTATCAAGTATGACTACAGTCTAACTTGTCCAATTTGCTTGGTAAGATTTTGTTTTTCTTAAATTTATTCACCTCCTTATACTTTAATGATCTTGTTCCTAAGTATGAAAACGGCAACTGCTGACCTACTAGTTTGCATTAACAAGCAGTACATCTTTGTTCATCACTTGTAATGTCATTGCTACAATATAAGTTCTTGTTTTGTGTAGCCCTATGCATCCATAAATTGTAGAAGTAGATTATTTCAACTTACGATTTTTGCCGTTTGCACAGGACACCTTGTTCAATCCATATGCGCTTAGCTGCGGTCACCTCTTCTGCAAAGGCTGTGCATGTGGTGCTGCGTCTGTGTACATCTTCCAGGGCGTTAGGAGCGCGCCTCCAGAGGCCAAGTGCCCTGTATGCCGAGAGGTATGCGAGCAAGCCTATGACCAATACGAATGAACTTGCTGCCTGACAGTCCAGACTAATTTCTTTTATATGCTTCAGGTTGGTGTGTTTGCTCATGCCGTGCATATGAACGAGCTCGACTTGCTCATCAAAACAAGGTACTGAGACCTAACCAGCCCCTCTTGCGCAGCAAGATTTCTGGAGAAGGCGCCACCTTCTTGTGTGTCTGATTTGCATCTACTGCTTGGCCAGGTGCAAAGATTACTGGAGATGCAGGCTGCGCGAGGAGCGGACGGAGATGGTGAAGCAATCCAAAGAATACTGGGAGTCCCAGGCCATGCTGTCGATGGGCATCTGAACCACCCCGCCATTGCCATTCTCTGCTTACATTGGTGATTGGTCCAGTCGTCAAGATTCATTCCTCTAAGCTAGCAGATTTGATCCATTGACTGCTACTCTGCTACTGATCATCACTCTACCAACCAAGCAAGAAGATGTACCCAAAGATAGCAGAGACTGACATAAccggggaggggagggagggcttcCAGGGCAAGCATGTTCCCTTTCCTTTCTTTATGTTGCTTGCTGCCCACCTGGTCAGACCTGGAAAGAGACCCATCCAACCAATTCCTTTGTTTCTTCCGTTTGTACTGCGCGAGTAGTTCCAACCAATCACTCTACCAAAGCTTAGCTATTTATCCTACCTGTCTA
Above is a window of Triticum dicoccoides isolate Atlit2015 ecotype Zavitan chromosome 5B, WEW_v2.0, whole genome shotgun sequence DNA encoding:
- the LOC119311659 gene encoding probable E3 ubiquitin-protein ligase BAH1-like 1 isoform X2, producing MKFGSIYEEYLRAEQDKYLAKCSHVEYKRLKKVLKRCRLDRSLQADGTNGDQQEDRSDDSSDACDCNSCTLCDQMFFTELTKEASDIAGYFSSRVQHLLNLHVPSGLQRYIWRVRQCFIDDQQIMVQEGRLLVNYVTMNAIAIRKILKKYDKVHGSVSGRDFKSKMQTEHTELLQSPWLIELGAFHLNCDSSDIDEPAGFFKNFSCDLTGTQPVMTMAISETIKYDYSLTCPICLDTLFNPYALSCGHLFCKGCACGAASVYIFQGVRSAPPEAKCPVCREVGVFAHAVHMNELDLLIKTRCKDYWRCRLREERTEMVKQSKEYWESQAMLSMGI
- the LOC119311659 gene encoding probable E3 ubiquitin-protein ligase BAH1-like 1 isoform X1 codes for the protein MPMRLLLYQPSTIIISFRGAIKNRFLRASDFCAPESGFSVGKMKFGSIYEEYLRAEQDKYLAKCSHVEYKRLKKVLKRCRLDRSLQADGTNGDQQEDRSDDSSDACDCNSCTLCDQMFFTELTKEASDIAGYFSSRVQHLLNLHVPSGLQRYIWRVRQCFIDDQQIMVQEGRLLVNYVTMNAIAIRKILKKYDKVHGSVSGRDFKSKMQTEHTELLQSPWLIELGAFHLNCDSSDIDEPAGFFKNFSCDLTGTQPVMTMAISETIKYDYSLTCPICLDTLFNPYALSCGHLFCKGCACGAASVYIFQGVRSAPPEAKCPVCREVGVFAHAVHMNELDLLIKTRCKDYWRCRLREERTEMVKQSKEYWESQAMLSMGI